A window of Desulfovibrio desulfuricans DSM 642 contains these coding sequences:
- a CDS encoding BMC domain-containing protein, with product MMTDALGMVETRGLVGAVEAADAMVKAANVTLIGREQVGSGLVTVMVRGDVGAVKAATDAGAAAASRVGELVSVHVIPRPHEEVEMILPKCK from the coding sequence ATAATGACTGACGCTCTCGGTATGGTTGAAACCCGTGGTCTTGTTGGCGCTGTGGAAGCTGCCGATGCCATGGTCAAGGCTGCCAACGTGACCCTTATCGGTCGCGAACAGGTGGGTTCCGGTCTGGTGACCGTGATGGTGCGTGGCGATGTGGGCGCTGTTAAGGCCGCCACCGATGCGGGCGCTGCCGCTGCCTCGCGCGTGGGCGAGCTTGTGAGCGTGCACGTGATCCCCCGCCCCCATGAAGAAGTGGAAATGATTCTGCCCAAGTGCAAGTAA
- a CDS encoding PhzF family phenazine biosynthesis protein, which produces MSSYPYKKIDAFTSHFSSGNPAACLYLEKGRPLADKDMLAVAREHEGFVSEVVFCAPVEDAHYHLRYYSSECEVAFCGHGTIACMYDLIANDPMLLQKPEITITTSKGGLKVYNEISTSDAVFITAPDKVELPVKPHRDAVAQHLAVSNSEIRKDLNVECIDAGLRTLIVPIASLETVLAMHPDEAALKQFCIDSDVDIILVFSSEVACSQNIMRTRVFAPRFGYLEDPATGSGNSAFGYYMLKNSLWDGSAVSIEQNGEKVAFNVVKLKETAGKVLFGGSATIRIEGRYLL; this is translated from the coding sequence GTGAGCAGTTATCCGTATAAAAAGATAGATGCCTTTACCTCGCATTTTTCGTCTGGAAACCCGGCAGCCTGTTTGTATCTTGAAAAAGGGCGGCCCCTGGCGGATAAGGACATGCTGGCTGTGGCCAGGGAGCATGAAGGCTTTGTATCAGAAGTGGTATTTTGCGCACCGGTTGAAGACGCGCACTATCATTTGCGCTATTATTCTTCTGAATGCGAGGTTGCGTTTTGTGGGCACGGCACCATTGCCTGCATGTACGATCTGATCGCCAACGACCCCATGCTGCTGCAAAAACCGGAAATAACCATCACCACAAGCAAGGGCGGCCTGAAGGTTTACAACGAAATTTCCACCTCCGACGCGGTGTTTATTACAGCGCCAGACAAGGTTGAACTGCCTGTAAAGCCACACAGGGACGCCGTCGCGCAACATCTGGCTGTTTCAAATTCAGAAATCAGAAAAGATCTGAATGTGGAATGTATTGATGCTGGCCTGCGCACGTTGATTGTGCCCATTGCCTCGCTGGAAACAGTCCTCGCCATGCACCCGGATGAAGCAGCGCTGAAGCAGTTTTGCATCGACAGCGATGTGGATATTATTCTTGTTTTCAGCTCAGAGGTTGCATGTAGCCAGAATATAATGCGTACACGGGTTTTTGCGCCCCGCTTTGGCTATCTTGAAGACCCGGCGACAGGGTCGGGGAATTCGGCTTTTGGCTATTATATGCTTAAAAATTCCCTGTGGGACGGCAGCGCTGTTTCAATCGAACAAAATGGGGAAAAGGTGGCGTTTAACGTGGTCAAGCTGAAGGAAACAGCGGGCAAAGTGCTGTTTGGCGGCAGTGCGACAATCAGAATTGAGGGCAGATATTTACTCTGA
- a CDS encoding BMC domain-containing protein has protein sequence MKLRTIGCVELNSIGVGIQTADEMVKAANVELVISRPTCPGRYLVVITGDTGAVTSSVQTGLHLGADMVVDSFIIPNVHESVIPAMNGTAIREKINALGIIETYTAASCVLAADAAAKAGDVQLVELRLSAGLGGKAFVLMTGEVSAVQSSVDAGAANVTDGGPVVSKIVIPSPSDDLKKQLL, from the coding sequence ATGAAATTACGCACTATAGGCTGTGTGGAACTGAACAGCATCGGCGTGGGCATTCAGACGGCGGACGAAATGGTCAAAGCCGCCAATGTGGAGCTGGTTATCTCCCGCCCCACCTGCCCTGGCCGTTATCTTGTGGTCATCACCGGCGATACCGGAGCCGTGACCAGCTCCGTGCAGACCGGGTTGCACCTGGGCGCGGATATGGTGGTGGATTCCTTTATCATCCCCAACGTGCACGAAAGCGTTATCCCTGCCATGAACGGCACCGCCATCAGGGAAAAGATCAACGCTCTCGGCATTATTGAAACATATACCGCGGCCTCCTGCGTGCTGGCGGCAGATGCCGCAGCCAAGGCGGGCGATGTGCAGCTTGTGGAGCTGCGCCTTTCTGCGGGCCTGGGCGGCAAAGCCTTTGTGCTCATGACGGGCGAGGTCAGCGCCGTGCAGTCATCCGTGGACGCTGGCGCTGCCAACGTGACGGACGGCGGCCCGGTGGTCAGCAAGATTGTGATCCCCTCGCCCAGCGACGATCTCAAAAAGCAATTGCTCTAG
- a CDS encoding methyl-accepting chemotaxis protein, translated as MSLEYAGVKKLMTDEIRSSAHMETGLIYMGIEKPMIVGDNKGTADEFGKIKSKFRHITAYMTSYTGNITYSTDDTTLRKDFATVETDKELAGLHMRGLKQPIEEAVFIDQNGKKILGSVFSIANQRRCHHCHGESEPILGQLVMKLDVTNAWTAMENQLLRTSIMGAVGLLALIAFTVLAIRHFLIGRISRLVANAGQVAAGNLAVEFDQQGKDELATLSTDIGKMVAQLKDKLGFSEGVLNGIAAPCLIIGADKKILWLNQHLCDLLEKTAKPQSFLGLTSGRFLWNDENRETTAVRAVLHRKKFVAERELPTEKGNLRHVTVTATPFFDMDNTLMGSVTFWNDITEIRKNQRQIEKNGAMVARVAENAGEIATHLAHISDQLLERIGHTSEGTANQQNRIRETATAIEAMNASIVDVARNAGDASGNADQARQRAQSGQKITDHSIEAIADVRKHTTTMSTGLHDLGSKAQDVGKILGIISDIADQTNLLALNAAIEAARAGEAGRGFAVVADEVRKLAEKTMQATMEVSSAVKGIQDSAHSNIALMDETDASVRQSVELVTQAGEALQEIVSQVMQTADMIGIIATTAEKQSAASEEINGNIGTVDSIALDISNAMTELGVTAREVAQMAADLRETIASMSNGNGNGHSGS; from the coding sequence ATGTCCCTGGAATATGCCGGGGTTAAAAAGCTTATGACTGATGAAATCCGCTCCAGCGCGCATATGGAAACAGGGCTGATCTACATGGGCATTGAAAAGCCCATGATTGTGGGCGACAACAAGGGAACTGCCGACGAGTTCGGCAAGATCAAAAGTAAATTCAGGCATATTACCGCCTACATGACCTCATACACGGGCAATATCACCTACAGCACGGACGACACCACCCTGCGCAAGGATTTTGCCACCGTAGAAACGGATAAGGAGCTGGCGGGCCTGCATATGCGCGGCCTCAAACAGCCCATTGAAGAAGCCGTTTTTATTGACCAGAACGGAAAAAAAATTCTGGGCAGCGTTTTTTCCATTGCCAACCAGCGCAGGTGCCATCATTGCCACGGCGAATCTGAACCAATCCTCGGGCAGCTGGTGATGAAACTTGACGTCACCAATGCCTGGACTGCCATGGAAAACCAGTTGCTGCGCACGTCCATTATGGGGGCTGTGGGCCTGCTGGCCCTCATTGCCTTTACGGTGCTGGCGATCCGCCATTTTCTCATTGGCCGGATTTCGCGGCTTGTTGCCAATGCCGGGCAGGTGGCCGCAGGCAACCTTGCCGTGGAATTTGACCAGCAGGGCAAGGACGAGCTTGCCACGCTCTCCACCGACATTGGCAAGATGGTGGCGCAGCTCAAAGACAAGCTTGGCTTTTCAGAAGGCGTGCTCAATGGCATTGCCGCCCCCTGCCTGATCATTGGCGCAGACAAAAAAATTCTCTGGCTTAACCAGCATCTGTGCGATCTGCTGGAAAAAACCGCAAAGCCCCAGAGTTTTCTCGGTCTGACATCGGGCAGATTTCTGTGGAATGACGAAAACCGCGAAACCACAGCCGTGCGCGCCGTGCTGCACCGCAAAAAATTTGTGGCCGAGCGGGAGCTCCCTACAGAGAAAGGCAACCTGCGCCACGTCACGGTTACTGCCACGCCCTTTTTTGACATGGATAATACCCTCATGGGTTCGGTAACATTCTGGAACGACATTACCGAGATCAGAAAGAATCAGCGCCAGATTGAAAAGAACGGCGCCATGGTTGCCAGAGTGGCGGAAAATGCTGGCGAAATTGCCACCCACCTGGCCCATATATCCGACCAGTTGCTGGAACGCATAGGCCATACCAGCGAAGGTACAGCCAACCAGCAAAACAGAATACGCGAAACCGCCACCGCAATTGAGGCCATGAACGCCTCCATAGTGGATGTGGCGCGCAACGCTGGCGATGCCTCCGGCAATGCCGATCAGGCCCGGCAACGCGCCCAGAGCGGCCAGAAGATCACCGACCATTCCATTGAGGCCATAGCCGATGTGCGCAAGCACACCACCACCATGAGCACGGGGCTGCACGATCTTGGCAGCAAGGCGCAAGACGTGGGCAAAATCCTTGGCATCATCAGCGATATTGCCGACCAGACAAACCTGCTGGCGCTCAACGCCGCCATTGAGGCCGCCCGCGCTGGCGAGGCAGGGCGCGGATTTGCCGTGGTTGCCGATGAAGTGCGCAAACTGGCGGAAAAAACCATGCAGGCCACCATGGAAGTTTCCTCCGCCGTAAAGGGCATTCAGGACAGCGCCCACAGCAATATTGCGCTGATGGACGAAACTGACGCCAGCGTACGGCAGAGTGTGGAGCTTGTGACGCAGGCCGGAGAAGCCTTGCAGGAAATTGTCTCCCAGGTCATGCAGACCGCAGACATGATCGGCATAATCGCCACCACGGCTGAAAAGCAGTCTGCCGCTTCTGAAGAAATTAACGGAAACATCGGCACGGTTGATTCCATTGCGCTGGATATTTCCAATGCCATGACAGAGCTTGGCGTCACTGCCCGCGAAGTGGCCCAGATGGCCGCCGACCTGCGCGAGACCATTGCCTCCATGAGCAATGGGAATGGCAACGGACACAGCGGTTCCTAG
- a CDS encoding permease: protein MNTPLQQKCCCKNNAVQPHKAPEARAWNLRYAAAITALGAVWWLAYSVIQPAAHWLTVGLMGFAPGSPIAESVEFFFYDTAKILLLLAALIYAIAWARAGLNVERVRDYLSGKAKGVGYFLGSAFGAITPFCSCSSIPLFLGFTTASIPMGITMSFLITSPLINELAVVLLWGLLGWKITVAYVVVGMIAGIIGGCLMDAIKAERWLHPFILEAMANMPAQAEEASGTDAAPACSPQITLRHRHDFAWSETSTIFRRVWKWVIIGVGLGAALHGFVPENWFAEHLGAGEWWSVPLSVLLGIPLYSSVTGIIPVMESLLTKGLPIGTTLAFCMSTVVVSLPEMLMLRQVMTGKLLAVFVGYLLLMFTLVGWLFNLTGAFLA from the coding sequence ATGAACACGCCTCTTCAACAAAAATGCTGCTGCAAAAACAATGCGGTGCAGCCCCACAAAGCGCCAGAAGCGCGCGCCTGGAACCTCAGATACGCTGCGGCTATTACCGCCCTCGGCGCGGTGTGGTGGCTGGCCTATTCCGTCATCCAGCCTGCGGCGCACTGGCTGACTGTGGGCCTTATGGGTTTTGCCCCTGGCTCGCCCATTGCGGAATCCGTGGAGTTCTTTTTCTATGACACGGCAAAAATTCTGCTCCTGCTGGCAGCGCTTATCTACGCCATTGCCTGGGCGCGGGCAGGGCTCAACGTGGAGCGGGTGCGCGATTATCTGAGCGGCAAGGCAAAGGGTGTAGGCTATTTTCTCGGCTCCGCCTTTGGCGCGATTACGCCATTTTGCTCCTGCTCAAGCATACCGCTGTTTCTTGGCTTCACCACGGCCAGCATCCCCATGGGCATCACCATGTCCTTTCTCATTACCTCGCCGCTTATCAACGAGCTGGCCGTTGTTTTACTGTGGGGCCTGCTGGGTTGGAAGATCACCGTGGCCTACGTGGTTGTGGGCATGATCGCTGGCATCATTGGCGGCTGTCTCATGGACGCCATCAAGGCCGAGCGCTGGCTGCACCCCTTTATTCTTGAGGCCATGGCCAACATGCCCGCGCAGGCGGAAGAAGCCAGCGGCACGGATGCCGCCCCGGCCTGCTCCCCGCAGATCACTCTGCGCCATCGGCACGATTTTGCTTGGTCTGAAACATCCACCATCTTCCGCCGCGTGTGGAAGTGGGTGATCATCGGCGTTGGGCTGGGCGCGGCCCTGCACGGCTTTGTGCCGGAAAACTGGTTTGCCGAGCATCTTGGCGCCGGGGAGTGGTGGTCGGTGCCGCTTTCCGTCCTGCTGGGCATCCCCCTGTATTCCAGCGTTACGGGCATCATCCCGGTTATGGAAAGCCTGCTGACCAAGGGGCTGCCCATCGGCACCACTCTGGCCTTCTGCATGAGCACGGTTGTGGTCAGCCTGCCGGAAATGCTCATGCTGCGGCAGGTCATGACAGGCAAGCTGCTGGCTGTTTTTGTGGGTTATCTTTTGCTTATGTTCACCCTGGTGGGCTGGCTGTTCAATCTGACAGGAGCATTCCTGGCATAA
- a CDS encoding EutN/CcmL family microcompartment protein produces the protein MLIGIVVGNVWATRKEDSLNGLKLMVVQRLDLAHNRLAESFVAVDCVGAGIGERVLITTGSPARKALYNQESPVDAAIVGILDQEEMMGKSPESE, from the coding sequence ATGCTGATAGGCATTGTCGTCGGTAACGTATGGGCCACGCGAAAGGAAGATTCCCTCAACGGGCTCAAGCTCATGGTGGTACAGCGCCTTGACCTCGCCCATAACAGGCTGGCCGAAAGTTTTGTGGCGGTGGACTGCGTGGGAGCCGGTATTGGCGAGCGCGTGCTTATCACCACCGGCAGCCCGGCCCGCAAGGCTCTGTACAATCAGGAATCCCCTGTTGATGCAGCCATTGTGGGCATTCTGGATCAGGAAGAAATGATGGGCAAAAGCCCGGAGAGCGAATAG
- a CDS encoding acyltransferase family protein, which yields MHYPHIALLKTKCLFLVVVMHCVMFYATPFPFWKLYADTPQPWADLFTAISGSTLIQCFMFASGFLFAASWDAGKRTPLQHALHRGRRLLLPWFGVGMLWVAPLYTLFSIPAFGHPADATLLETWKSVSLGLFTDHLWFLLVLFWLTLFWIIALWVLQKLGRDTALTGGMVALVAALYLQNYGGWLKWYCLWEAPSFILCYYMGIVAFRNHEALNALCRTRPLALGLGLTALIVLLWPYAGAPVSGWIVSLLCALLVYHMFLLTAGLYPLLQSFAPFAWFERNGFRFYLFHLPTPLLVFMWLYKPLQLPPVAFVLLNIAITLAVTTALVAASRKLEEKLGIRL from the coding sequence ATGCACTATCCCCACATTGCCCTGCTGAAAACCAAGTGCCTTTTTCTGGTTGTGGTCATGCACTGCGTCATGTTTTACGCCACGCCCTTTCCGTTCTGGAAGCTCTATGCGGATACCCCGCAGCCCTGGGCAGATTTGTTCACGGCCATCTCCGGCTCTACCCTTATCCAGTGTTTCATGTTTGCATCGGGCTTTCTGTTTGCCGCCTCGTGGGATGCCGGCAAGCGCACCCCCCTGCAACACGCGCTGCACAGGGGGCGCAGACTCCTGCTGCCCTGGTTTGGCGTGGGCATGCTCTGGGTAGCCCCGCTCTACACGCTCTTTTCCATCCCCGCGTTTGGACATCCGGCGGACGCAACACTGCTTGAAACATGGAAATCCGTTTCACTCGGCCTGTTTACAGACCACCTGTGGTTCTTGCTGGTGCTGTTCTGGCTCACCCTGTTCTGGATTATCGCCCTGTGGGTGCTGCAAAAGCTGGGGCGCGACACGGCCCTTACCGGCGGCATGGTGGCCCTTGTGGCCGCGCTGTACTTGCAGAACTATGGCGGCTGGCTCAAGTGGTATTGCCTGTGGGAAGCGCCTTCGTTCATTCTTTGCTACTACATGGGCATTGTTGCGTTCAGAAATCACGAGGCCCTCAATGCCTTGTGCCGCACCCGCCCGCTGGCACTTGGGCTTGGGCTCACGGCGCTGATCGTTCTGCTGTGGCCCTATGCGGGCGCGCCTGTGAGCGGCTGGATTGTTTCATTGCTCTGCGCCCTGCTGGTGTATCATATGTTCTTGCTCACAGCCGGGCTGTACCCGCTGTTGCAGTCATTTGCGCCTTTTGCCTGGTTTGAGCGCAACGGTTTTCGCTTTTATCTTTTTCATCTGCCAACGCCCCTGCTGGTCTTCATGTGGCTTTACAAGCCCTTGCAACTGCCGCCCGTTGCCTTTGTGCTGCTGAACATTGCCATTACCCTAGCGGTGACGACTGCCCTTGTGGCCGCAAGCCGCAAGCTGGAAGAAAAGTTGGGCATAAGATTATAA
- a CDS encoding 4Fe-4S dicluster domain-containing protein — protein sequence MGKPIVDAIRAAGVVGAGGAGLPTHVKADAAAQTVLVNGASCEPLLMSDPYLMETQVDTLVRGLEAMMDCTGAGRGIICLKGKHAHAMQSVREGVARLGKGRIEAFELGDFYPAGDEQVMVYEVLGGIVPERGIPLQIGAVVSNVESLCNVAHALDGKPVTHRYLTVGCEVRRPMVVRVPVGTRVAEVLQFAGGPTIDEYRVVDGGPMMGRVLPDTDQPVTKTTSGLLVLPPDHNVVCRKVMDPHTVKRLTNTICCQCSQCTDLCPRQLLGHSLHPHRLMRVLDGQAVDSPIAREALLCSECGICEKFACPMGLSPREVNAQLKKELMAAGVKWENRGEPLVASRFRDERRIPTTRLVSRLGLAGYEAHPHFAGDYTPSEVRIPLRQHIGAPALAVVHAGDHVKTGDLIGEIPEGAMGARVHASIDGVVTAVENGIITIKA from the coding sequence ATGGGAAAACCAATTGTTGACGCCATTCGCGCGGCTGGCGTGGTAGGTGCGGGGGGCGCAGGCCTGCCCACACACGTCAAGGCCGACGCCGCCGCGCAGACGGTGCTGGTCAACGGGGCTTCGTGCGAACCGCTGCTGATGAGCGATCCGTATCTGATGGAAACACAGGTGGACACTCTGGTGCGCGGCCTCGAGGCCATGATGGATTGCACAGGGGCCGGGCGCGGCATCATCTGCCTCAAGGGCAAACACGCCCATGCCATGCAGAGTGTGCGCGAAGGCGTTGCCCGCCTTGGCAAGGGGCGCATCGAGGCCTTTGAACTGGGCGACTTCTACCCCGCCGGCGACGAGCAGGTGATGGTGTATGAAGTGCTGGGCGGCATTGTGCCCGAGCGCGGCATTCCCTTGCAGATTGGCGCGGTGGTAAGCAACGTGGAATCGCTCTGCAATGTGGCCCACGCGCTGGACGGCAAACCTGTGACCCACCGCTACCTCACCGTGGGGTGCGAGGTGCGCAGGCCCATGGTGGTGCGCGTGCCCGTGGGTACCAGGGTTGCCGAGGTGCTGCAATTTGCGGGAGGGCCGACCATTGACGAATACCGCGTGGTTGACGGCGGCCCCATGATGGGCCGCGTGCTGCCCGACACGGATCAGCCCGTCACCAAGACCACAAGCGGTCTGCTTGTGCTGCCGCCCGATCACAACGTGGTGTGCCGCAAGGTCATGGACCCGCACACGGTCAAACGCCTTACGAACACCATTTGCTGTCAGTGCTCGCAGTGTACCGATCTTTGCCCTCGGCAACTGCTTGGTCACAGCCTGCACCCGCACCGGCTTATGCGCGTGCTCGACGGGCAGGCCGTGGATTCACCCATCGCGCGCGAGGCCCTGCTCTGCTCCGAATGCGGCATCTGCGAAAAGTTCGCCTGCCCCATGGGCCTTTCGCCCAGGGAAGTGAACGCGCAGCTCAAAAAGGAACTCATGGCCGCCGGGGTCAAGTGGGAAAACAGGGGCGAACCCCTTGTGGCCTCGCGTTTCCGCGACGAACGCAGGATTCCCACCACCCGCCTTGTAAGCAGGCTTGGGCTTGCGGGTTATGAAGCACACCCGCACTTTGCAGGCGACTACACGCCTTCGGAAGTGCGCATTCCCCTGCGCCAGCACATAGGCGCGCCCGCCCTTGCCGTGGTGCATGCGGGCGATCACGTCAAAACAGGCGACCTCATCGGTGAAATCCCCGAAGGGGCCATGGGCGCGCGCGTACACGCCAGCATTGACGGCGTGGTCACTGCCGTTGAAAACGGCATCATAACCATCAAGGCGTGA
- a CDS encoding thioredoxin family protein encodes MEIKVFGPGCARCVEAENVVHQAAEQAGGEISVLKVSDFREIMAARIISTPAVMVNGQIKCTGRVPTGDEVASWIAEAKA; translated from the coding sequence ATGGAAATCAAGGTATTCGGCCCCGGCTGCGCGCGTTGCGTAGAGGCGGAAAACGTGGTGCATCAGGCTGCGGAACAGGCAGGCGGTGAAATTTCGGTGCTCAAGGTATCTGATTTCAGAGAAATCATGGCGGCGCGCATCATCTCCACCCCGGCGGTGATGGTCAACGGCCAGATCAAATGCACGGGCAGGGTTCCCACTGGGGATGAGGTCGCCAGCTGGATTGCGGAGGCCAAGGCTTAA
- a CDS encoding BMC domain-containing protein, with the protein MEEAKQRVIQEYVPGRQITLAHLIASPQRDIPLKLGLDESATDAIGILTITPSEGVIIAADIATKAADVQIGFLDRFGGSLLLTGDVASVEAGLREVLRYFGDVLHYDLTDCTRS; encoded by the coding sequence ATGGAAGAAGCGAAGCAGCGCGTCATACAGGAGTATGTGCCGGGCAGGCAGATCACTCTGGCGCACCTTATCGCCAGCCCCCAGCGCGACATTCCCCTCAAGCTCGGCCTTGACGAAAGCGCAACGGACGCCATCGGCATCCTCACCATCACGCCCAGCGAAGGCGTGATCATTGCCGCAGATATAGCCACCAAGGCCGCCGATGTGCAGATCGGCTTTCTGGACAGGTTTGGCGGCTCCCTGCTGCTCACCGGCGATGTCGCCAGCGTGGAAGCCGGGCTGCGTGAAGTGCTGCGCTATTTTGGCGATGTGCTCCACTACGACCTGACCGATTGCACCCGGTCATAG
- a CDS encoding cytochrome c family protein: protein MMLYLSKKCLLSALFLAFIQLFFIQTGNADNTKTYIGSKNCAPCHEEQYNSFIKHSKKAHSWNSVAIMKPKLKEHELQKCYECHTTGYNKGGFKSIETTPELADVGCETCHGPGSEHAENQDPQSISRKPAVETCTACHNPERIQDFKFKPLIFSGAH from the coding sequence ATGATGCTGTATTTATCTAAAAAATGTTTACTTTCAGCCTTATTTTTAGCGTTTATTCAACTATTTTTTATTCAAACGGGCAATGCAGACAACACCAAAACCTACATTGGTTCTAAAAACTGCGCCCCATGCCATGAAGAGCAGTACAATTCTTTTATCAAGCATTCCAAAAAAGCCCATTCATGGAATTCCGTAGCCATCATGAAGCCCAAGCTCAAGGAGCACGAGCTTCAAAAATGCTACGAATGCCATACTACAGGCTATAACAAGGGTGGATTCAAAAGCATAGAAACAACGCCGGAGCTGGCCGATGTTGGTTGCGAAACCTGCCACGGGCCAGGCAGCGAACATGCGGAAAACCAGGACCCTCAATCCATCAGCAGAAAGCCTGCCGTGGAAACCTGTACGGCATGCCATAATCCCGAGCGGATTCAGGATTTCAAATTCAAGCCACTGATCTTTTCCGGCGCGCACTAG
- a CDS encoding ArsR/SmtB family transcription factor codes for MESKTAANIFEALSSEVRLDLFRLLVKNAPQGLVAGEIARQLDIPSTNLSFHLKAVVHSGLVTVEKEGRFMRYKASIPLMLEVIAYLTSECCSANPGECQKFRTASGVLPGILPKL; via the coding sequence ATGGAAAGCAAAACTGCCGCCAATATCTTTGAAGCCCTGTCGTCCGAGGTACGCCTCGACCTGTTCAGGCTGCTGGTCAAAAACGCTCCGCAGGGGCTGGTGGCTGGCGAAATCGCCCGTCAGCTGGATATTCCATCCACCAACCTCTCCTTTCACCTCAAGGCCGTTGTGCACAGCGGCCTGGTTACGGTTGAAAAGGAGGGACGATTTATGCGCTACAAGGCCAGCATCCCCCTGATGCTTGAAGTGATTGCCTATCTGACGTCAGAATGCTGCTCCGCCAACCCCGGCGAATGCCAGAAGTTCCGGACGGCGAGCGGCGTATTACCAGGCATCCTCCCGAAATTATGA
- a CDS encoding EutP/PduV family microcompartment system protein, with protein MLMGERGVGRRTVARLLGCTVPDLRRTMAVEYAGEFVFPPPEFLENRRFYCALITLATECAAILFVQDATRPTSAFPPGFARIFNRTVVGVISKTDMDAANTERARRFLHSAGTAQIVALSSVTLAGVDELRAALPLKA; from the coding sequence ATGCTTATGGGTGAGAGGGGCGTGGGCAGACGCACCGTTGCCCGCCTGCTTGGCTGCACCGTGCCGGATCTGCGGCGTACCATGGCCGTGGAATACGCCGGAGAATTTGTTTTTCCTCCGCCGGAATTTCTCGAAAATCGCCGCTTTTACTGCGCCCTCATCACCCTGGCCACCGAATGCGCGGCCATTCTTTTTGTGCAGGACGCCACCCGCCCCACCTCCGCCTTCCCTCCGGGTTTTGCCCGCATATTCAATCGCACCGTCGTTGGCGTCATCAGCAAGACAGACATGGACGCAGCCAACACGGAACGCGCACGACGCTTTCTGCACAGCGCGGGGACAGCGCAAATTGTTGCGCTGAGCTCCGTCACCCTCGCTGGCGTGGACGAACTACGCGCCGCCCTGCCGCTCAAAGCCTGA
- a CDS encoding BMC domain-containing protein: MDTLGIVDSRSIAAGAELADIMLKAAPVTLVRASVVCAGRFLILVGGDREAVDASVHAARATEARLAGSYVVSNVSSQVLNVLRRMPAEIGGAALGVVECRNAADSVIAADKAVKQAAVSLMRMVLGQGIGGKSYFVLTGDVAAVREAAAAAADVLGNNLMHMVVIPQPDPEVVSALAGTARRSANDAQQ; this comes from the coding sequence ATGGATACGCTGGGCATTGTGGACAGCCGCAGCATAGCCGCTGGGGCGGAGCTGGCCGATATCATGCTCAAGGCCGCTCCGGTCACGCTGGTGCGCGCTTCCGTTGTCTGCGCAGGGCGCTTTCTCATCCTTGTGGGGGGAGACAGAGAGGCGGTTGACGCCTCGGTGCATGCCGCCAGAGCAACGGAAGCGCGCCTTGCGGGCAGCTATGTTGTTTCCAATGTGTCCAGCCAGGTGCTCAATGTTCTGCGGCGCATGCCCGCTGAAATCGGCGGCGCGGCCCTGGGCGTTGTTGAATGCCGCAACGCGGCGGACAGCGTCATAGCGGCAGACAAGGCCGTCAAACAGGCGGCTGTGTCGCTCATGCGCATGGTTCTTGGCCAGGGCATTGGCGGCAAATCATACTTTGTGCTGACAGGCGATGTGGCCGCCGTGCGTGAAGCCGCAGCCGCAGCCGCTGACGTGCTGGGCAACAACCTGATGCATATGGTGGTCATTCCCCAGCCCGACCCGGAAGTGGTCAGCGCGCTGGCGGGCACGGCGCGGCGCAGCGCCAATGACGCCCAACAATAA